In Planococcus citri chromosome 4, ihPlaCitr1.1, whole genome shotgun sequence, the genomic window TTCCATTTTTCACCACAGCTTCCGAAGTACTGCCAGTATTGCAAGGCGGTGCTGATTTCATGGCAGCTGGAGTGATCTCTCAAAACCCCAGGAATCGGTTTGGTAAAGTGAACAAAAACGACTCCGTTTACGTGAATTGCACGGACAATAAAGCCGCCGTAGCGATGGGAGAATGCGCTCTATCCAGCCAAGATATGTATATGTCGGCTGGTCGAGGAAAATGTGTCATTGTGTTACATGTTCTCGACGACGAGCTATGTAAATTCGGTACCGTAGTTCCTCTTCCTCAGCAAGGTCCCGTTTTGGGTAAAAATACCGAACACGAAGAGAAAGCTAAACCTACTAACGATGAAAATAAACCACCCTCGTATGCGAATACGTTGAAAGCTAAAGATACAGAGCCTCGGCCTAAACCTCAGCCTCAAATTGTCGAATCCGAACCCGAAGAAATTGAACCAAACGATGATAATGGTGAACTGGAACACGAAGAAGTACAGAGTAACGAGTTAGAATCGCCCGATGATATTTTAATGTATTGTTTCCTGAAAGCGTTGAATACTTCGATGAAAAGCATCAAGTTACCGTTATTAATTAGTAATTTTTATAAGTTACACATGATACCGGCTTGTCCAGAAGGTAAAACTATCGATATAAAGAAAACCTCGTTCAAGAAAATGTCCAAATTTATACAACAAATGAGCGTcgataatttaatcaaaatcgaaGAACCTAGTCCAGGTGTACAAAGTATTACTCAGATTAATTACTCTCATCATTTGATATCTGGTTTCGTCGATCATCATAATAGCGATTCTGGTACTAGCGAGAATACGAAAGCTTCCCAGCCTCAAGTTTGCGAAACTTATACCGTTACCGCTGCTGTGCTTCCGATATTCTCcgaatttttatgcaagttcgtatattttgtaattttcatcatgacgaatattttttttaattttttagtatcgttttaattgatttttttcccctgtATAGGAAAGGAGAATCTATGACTGTATCTCAAGCTCGTAAATACACCGCCGAATATATTCGTAAACATCAACTACCTCTTCCTAATGATAATTCGTGAGTATTACGACGTTGAATTTGATAATCCAAGAGTTAAAATACAATATTAACTGTAA contains:
- the eIF2D gene encoding eukaryotic translation initiation factor 2D gives rise to the protein MFKKPFKVKSNTQMKGSDKKKLKLELTKNFPKLTADDLKDILPQKDDLSLIKILTYNGESAYFYCIEKLPIFFSKGTKLYPTLYLLWRYPNLLPFFTTASEVLPVLQGGADFMAAGVISQNPRNRFGKVNKNDSVYVNCTDNKAAVAMGECALSSQDMYMSAGRGKCVIVLHVLDDELCKFGTVVPLPQQGPVLGKNTEHEEKAKPTNDENKPPSYANTLKAKDTEPRPKPQPQIVESEPEEIEPNDDNGELEHEEVQSNELESPDDILMYCFLKALNTSMKSIKLPLLISNFYKLHMIPACPEGKTIDIKKTSFKKMSKFIQQMSVDNLIKIEEPSPGVQSITQINYSHHLISGFVDHHNSDSGTSENTKASQPQVCETYTVTAAVLPIFSEFLCKKGESMTVSQARKYTAEYIRKHQLPLPNDNSTVRLDPVLKTLIAQGNTSEVPETAKWEEIMNRVLYKMSRSFKITTDGNSGFSQKGKLPMIDIRIANKAGGKKVTLINNLEAYGINMEEFSRECQRGVAASATINQVNGLKTPQLQIQGNQINFIEKILTGKYNIPKKYINGLQFAPKKK